CATCGGCCTCAGAGTGCCCCGAGACCCGGAGCTCTGGACCCAGGAAGGTGGGGTGTTCCATGTAGGGCTGGAAGCTGACGCTGTCATCTTCGTCCTCAGTCAGTCTCTCTTCTGACCCTGCCTTCAGAGCGTCTGAGGCCCTGACCTGGGGGGCCGGCCTGACCTTTCTCATGAGTTCCTTTTGGGGACAGAGGAATAAGTCATCTAGGGACTCGGGTCCACTGGACTGGAAGGTTAGCACAGAGCGTCTGCATCCAGAAAAGTCCTGATacggggagggggagagaggagaaggcgATTGGGGCTTTCCACAGCACGAGGCCCCCTGGAAACAGACGGGGTCAGGGCTCGAGTTGTTCCATTGTTGGCAGGAAACGGCATCTGGACCTTGATCCTGCCGGGAACCCAGGGAGCCCGGGCATGTGCACCCCAGAGCGGCCCCTCCGAGGGTGGAGGCACCTGGGTGTTTCTCCATGGGCCCCTCGGACGTCACTGAGGGACGTAAGGGCTGCTGGGGGTGCCTGTTCCCTGACGGGTGGGGTGCGCTGGCCGAGAAAACCCGCagggggccaggggctggggtccaGGCAGGCCCAGCCGTGGGGCAAGGCATTGGTGGTTAGCAGGACTTGCCACAGGTCTGAAGGTTGGGACTTTGAAGACTCCCTTGCCACCCTGCTGATATGGGGACACTGAGAATCCATCCTCAAAGTCCCTAACCCCACCCGAGTTTCTCCTGGGCCTCGCCCACGGCCAGGCCCTGGTCTGAGCAGCGCGCCCCATCTGGCCTCTGCAGCTCCTCCCTGTCCCCGCTGGCCGCCAGGTCCTTGGGGAGTGGTTAGTACCCCAATGTCGGCCTGGGCAAGTCTTGACCTTGGTTAAATTGTGGATGAAGCACCGAGAGCCCGCGGAGTCTCCCCCTTGGGCGCTcctgtctcccccaccccttctggCCACGGTTCCAGAGTCTCAGGGCTGAGGGCTCAGCTCTCTGCACCCGAAAAACTCTTTAGTAAAGTGGCTTAACTAAAAGGAGCTAAAGTCACTTCTCCCTCAGGGACAGATGTGTATTTTATTCAGTGCCCAAGGAATGCATCACAGCCTCTCCCAGCTACTCAAACTCCAGCCCCACCTCCTGCCTCTcagtccccctccctccccacccgcCACACACCCCCAGATCTGCCATACCAGGGCCTGTGGCATCTTGGACTGCCGAAACCAGGGGTTTCCCTGAAGACTCTTCCAGATCATACCCACCGAGGCCACCACCAGCAGCAGCGGCAGAAGTGACGGTAACACCAGGACTGCCCAGATGGGTCCTAGGCAGGAAAAATGACATCTACCTCAGACGCGCAATGGCGCTCCCCTATCAATGTGCTTCCCGTCCATCTTCCCACTCAGTCCTCATGAGAATAACCCCATGCTACAGACgtggaaaccaaggctcagagaggttatgtAAGCGGCCCGAGGACACACAGGGagtgtggcagagctgggactttCACCTGGGCCAGTCTGTCTCTAGATTCCGACTTTTAACCACTACAACATGAAACTCTCAAGGCCCCGGAGGAAAGTCCCCTGGACAGCACCACTTTGCACCTACCGGGGGCCTCCAGGAAGAAGCAGATGGGCGTGGAGAAGTTGCTGTATTTAGGGGAAATGAAGGTGTAGAGGGTTCTGGCGCTGAGACAGTAGCGTCCGCTGGTGGCTGGTGGTAGGGGCACCTGGACTGTCTGGCCATGTGGGGTGGCTGGATATACGGTCTGTttggagaaagaaacagagatgaGTGGACCTTCTGAGGGGACCCCGTTCCACACGGTCAGGCTGGGGGAGCATCGGCAAGCGGGTTGGGATGCGGATCCCgaaccttcttttcttttcctacacTGAGGGCCAGGTCTGGGGGTGTACTTCCCAACACTGTTCCTTTTTGGCTGAGTGTCAAATTAGGGATGTCTGCAGTTCCAAAGCAGCCTGTCCTTTGGGGTCACTCCTGGGTGTACCCATCAGGGCCAGTGGGTCCCCATTTTGAGAAGCAGATTCCTCAGGCCTTTCTTCGCTTGAGCCTCCCAGCCTCTTGGGGGTGAGGCCAGTCAGCAGTTACAGGCTCAGAAAAGTCTCCAGCGGCTCTGTCCAGTAAAGTAGGTGGTGGCCACACAAGGCGACCAAGCCGTTGAGGCAACTGGCCCAAGTACAAAACACCCACTTCCAAAGAATTAGGGAATAAAAAAGGTGAAACAACtctatgatttttatatattaattccaTGTTGAAATGACAATATTCTATCGGATGAAATAAGATCTGTCTGTAAAACCAAagtctttgggggtggggggtgcggctccgtggtagagcactggcctggcacGCAAGAGGGCCTGGCTTCCGTCCCAGCACCacccaaagcaaacaaaaaatagtcacttgtttccttttatttaatcccttttatttattttattaatgtggaatatttaaaatgacatatgtgggggctggagttgtggctcagtggtggagtgctcgcttagcatgcataaggcactgggttcgatcctcagcaccacataaatgtgaaataaagatactgtgtccacctaaaaaaatgaatatttttaaaaataaataaataaaatgacatctgtggctcacattatatttcttttgaacaGCGCTGGTCTAGAATATTTGCAaggtacttttaaattttgaaatcgATTCATAAAAATTGTACAGGTGTGGGCGGTGTGTGACGTTTCGACATTCTTGGGAGCTTCTGGAAGCCGGGAATCTCACTGGAcccagagctacatccctaggatggcggggggcgggggtgaGTTCTGGTTTTGTGGAAGAAAGAGTGAACCAGAGCAGGGGTCAGCAGACCAGGCGCTGGGTGCCACCTTTCCTGCCACCTGGTTTTGGAAACAGTTGCAGGAACCCAGCGAGGCCTGTTCATTTCCGCCTTGTCTGTGGCTGCGTTCGAGCTCTGGCTGCAGGGTTCAGTCACTGGGACAGACCCCACTGGACAGACCCCGACCCTGTGCAGAGGAAGTTCGCCAACctttaccataaataaataaacatattcacGGGCTGCACTGAAGTCAGGTCTGAAGCTGGGCGTACCACGCCCAGGGGGACTTGTGGACGTATGTTATCCAGGGTTATTTACCTCTGGGCTCTTTGGGATTGTTTCTTAGAGCTTATCTGTACTCTCTGCAAGGACCTGACAAGTAAGCTCGCAGCCCATCACACTTTAGTCAGATTTTACTGGGGAAAAAGGAAGCGTTTGTCAAAAAAAAGATGAGGCAGGACTTGTGGACAGGCTGAGGGTACTTACACTAGTGAGGGGCCGACTCCCGGAGTCAGGGGTGTCAGGCGCACCGGGATCAGGGAGCAGCGGGAGCCTGAGGCacactgggctggggaggtggcggGAACCTggcctgggggcgggggagggacTGCCCACCTTGTTTGTGGTGCCCTCCTTCCAGAATTCCACCTTGTACGTCAGGTCCACCAGGGGCATGCAGGGGGGCAGCTGGTAGGTGGCGTTGACCCTCAGGATCTTCTTGGTCTGGGTGAACACCAGGATGGGCGGGGCTGGTTCCACTGGAAGAAACAGCAGGACCGGTCAGAACCCCGGGGGGGCCGCGCTGCCCTCACCCAGCCCCGAGAGCCCCCTGGGAAGGGGGAACAGCGCTAGCTCCTGCCAAGCACCTCCGTGCACCATGCACCTGACAGCCTCGCACTGACCCTGGAGGGAAGGCTCACGTTCCCTTTCTACAGAAGGGACGCCGAGGCGTGGAGGGGTGAAATACCCCGGCTGAGCTCTCAGGAGACCTGCCCTTACTCATGGTCTCTTCCACCCGGGTGCCCTTTACATGCCACTGGGGTCTCAGAATCCTGCCCACACGTATGAGTTTCCTGTTGGCTGTTATAACAAATGACCACACCTTTGCCCTGGGTCTCACACAGGGACACTTTGGGACAAGTTCACTTGAGGGTCACTCAGCTTGTCCAGCTGAGGTCCCTGTTCCCTCACTGCTTGTCAGCTGAGGGCCTCTCCCAGCTCCTGACGGCCCCTGCCTTTCCTCTCACCTTGCCCCCGTCTCCAAACCAGGAACGGCACAACTGAACCCTCTTCACCCTTCACATCCCTCTGACTTCCCCTGCTGCTCCGTGACTTCTGCCTTTAGCTGCAGAAAGTTCTCTGCTTTAAGGGCTTTGGGATGATAGTGGATCCATCTGGACAATCCAGAATCATCTCACTCATTCAAGACCCATAACCTCAAAATTCCTTTTGCCACACAGTACACACATCCAACATTTCTGCAGGTCCCGGGGAAGAGGCCAGAACGTCCTTGGAGGGCCATTCAGCCTACCATGGTCTTTCCTCCAGCCTCCCCAAATCAGGTCCCTTTTAAATGCATAACACATTCACCCCGTCCCAGGTCCCCAGGGCTCTCATCTCATCACAACATCAATTCAAATCCCCAAATTTCATCGACAGCATCGAAACCAGATGCAGATGAGACTCAGTATGATCCATCAGCGTCACACAGATCCTCTCTATGGGCTGCTGAAACTTGAGGACAAAATGATGGGAGAGGCCCAGGATGCAGTCCCAGGCTTTCCCGTTCAAATGGGGGACAGGAAAGATAGGATGGTGTCATGGGTCCAAAGTGGCTTCGAATTCTAGCCACAAGAACTCCATgaggtccccaggcctggagCCCTTCTGCTTGGCTCTTAGCCCTGCCCTTGAGCTCCTGGGGCCGCCCTCTGAGTCACTCGTCCTTTTCATTAAGGGCAGCAGGTATCCGGCCCCCAAACAGTTTTTATCAGTTTGCATCTCCCTGGAGAAATGGCAAAGTCCATCTCGACTTCCTACTTTCTCTGTCCCTGTGAGTCTGAGCAGGCAGCTATGGATATAAAGTTTTCAGGAACTCCGTGGATCTCCTGGGGACCACTTCACCATAAGTCTATAGCTGCCCTCGTGGTGGGGTCCTCTGGGGAACTTTGACTGACACCTGCCTTCATGCCCGCCTCCCCTTCTCTGCTGGCTTCTTTCTTAATCATTATCTGGCCTTCATCcggcctccttcctcccttcctccctccctcccttccttcccatttcccatccctcctcctctaCCCTGTGCATCCTTCCTTCTTACCCAAACCTGTTCCTCCTtttatccacccacccacccagcctAGTACACCCCaatcctctcttctcccttccccactGTCCTTTCCCGCCATTCTCCATTCAAAAACCCCATCCTCCTCACTTGGAACCCTATTCTGCTCTCATTTTGGAAAACCTGGATGGCAGGGGACAGAGCAAAGCTTCGTGGGCTCCTGTCCCCAGTGTTCACCCTCCCTGAGCACCTCCCTCCTGTCACTCCACCTTACCCAGGGTCAAGATCCAGATCCCATCCTACCCACCAACTACTAGCACTGTATCCGGGCAAGGCACACAGCTTCTTTGAGTCTtgctttgaatattaaaaaaaaaacatgcaaatgaaCCTCATAGATTTGCTATGAGGATTAGAAATAAAAACCTATTGGAAAAAAAGTGCTCTCCTCAGCCACTGTGAACACTTGTGGTTGCTGATGATTAAGCGTGGTAGGGggattccccaccaccaccacctaatTTGTCCCCCAAATTTCTAGTGTACAGAAAAaaatcgatttttttttttttaataatttcttaggGAAGTTGAAGCCAACAAAAAAATGGGAGCAAGTACTACTTGTACCAAGGGAGACTCTGTGAAGCGTGCTGTAGGGGGTGCAGCGGCTGTTCTGGCGCCCCCTGCCGGTCCCCTAACTCCCTGCATGAAGCCAGGCTGCCAGCTATGGCCCCAGCTGTGCTGGCCCCTGGTGGCCCTTTCTCACCGAGGCTTGCTTCAGAGCCAGGGCCACGGAGGGCTGCCCCAGTCAGGTGTCCCCTGCTTCAGGGAAGCGGGAGGCAGGTGATGTGACACTCATACAGAGTGTCACCTTGACTGGATGGGGGGATGCCTATAGAACTGGTAAAGCACACTTGTGGGCGTGTCTGGGTGGGTGTTTCAGAGAAGATTGGCAGGCAGGTCAGCCAACTGCGTCTGGAGGACCCACCCAGCAGGCTGCGACCAGAATGGAActggaaaggggaagaggaggggaaactCCCTCTCTGGCTCTCGCTGTCCCTTCGCGAGCAGGTGCATTTCTGCGGCTGAAGCGGGACTTGTACCCGCTGGGGAAGGGAGGCTTTTGAGTCTTCAGCCTCAGATTGGTCTGTCTTTCTGAGGCTTCTGGTTTCTTGGACTGAGTCACCGCGGGGGGCCACTGTGGGACTTGTCAGCCTCTGCGATGGCAGGAGCCACCTGGAGTCAATCTCTCCCGTCCCTGCATAGATTCTATGTGCCACTGAGTGAAGTCCCCACATCCCTCCCCTGCAGACCTACCTTCAGAAAGGTAATCCAGGGACTCAGACTCCACCCAAGGGGACCGGACACGGGCAGAAGCCGCCTGCACACGAGCCTTGAACTTGTTGTACAGGTCCTGTTTCTTCAGGCACATGAGGGGACACACCAGTGCCCGGGTTCCTGcacacttttttactttttgccaCTTCCTGGGGATGGGAGAGCTGAGGGGGAGACAGGAGCAGGTGAGAGCGGACTCAGCCTCTGGTTAGGGAATTTAGAGAACACGAGCTTGCTCATCCACCCATCGGCCAGATGACCCACCAGCCCTCGTCCAGCCAGGCAGCCCCTGGCTGAGACAGGGGAAGAAAGGGCAGCTTGCGAGCGCAGAGGGGAGTGGCTGGAACCCTCGCCCTGCCTCGCCCTAGCTCTGGGACCTTCTGCAGGTCACTGACCCTAAGCCTCAGTCGCCTCATCTGCCACGATTCTCTCACAGAGCTGTTGTAGCCGCAGCTAGGGCCAGTACTGGTCAATGTTttccatatgtttatttatttaggcacttATGAGCCACCTGCTGTATGccatgctggggatgtagctctgtggtagagctctgctgggttcaatctccagcgcagaaagagagggagaggggaggcaaATGTGTCTCTAGGATGTATATCACTGTTCCTGAAAAGATTAAAAGTCATAGCTACCTAGAGATCACATAGCCAGCACACAGACTatgtaatcttttttaaaaatttttttaaagagagagagagagaattttctaatatttattttttagttttcgatggacacaacatctttattttatttgtatgtggtgctgagaatcgaacccagcgccccgcgcatgccaggcgagcgcgataccgcttgagccacattcccagcccagactATGAtcgtttttaaaaacatttttattggttgttgatggatctttaattaataattaattaattaatttatatgcagcattgagaattgaacccagtgcctcacacatgctaagtaagtgctccaccactgaaccacaaccccagccccaagctatgatctttaaaatcttttcctaTTAAATGGAGAAGTGGCTCACTGCAGATCTTaggtcaggaacctcacaagatgAACCTGGGACACCTTGTCATAACAAACAGTGAGAAAGATATGGAAGATTACCAGAGTCAAGTTAAAATGACTCAATTAAAAAGACTCAGAAATCACCTCGAAGAAATGCACTGGCCAAAGATGGGACAATTCAAGGTTCAAAGTAGAGAATAAATTACAATTGAATTGACAttatcagctgggcatggtggtgcacacctgtcatcccagcaacttgggcaggagatcatgagttcaaagccagccccagctgGCTTGCATAGTGAGGACCtatgcaacttaacaagaccctgtctcaacataaaaaataataaagggatgtgggcatgtggctcagtggttcaattccccctgggttcaatccctggtaccaaataaataaatacaataaataaactGACACTGTTAGATAtgctcaacaacaacaacaataaaagaagttCATAAAACTTGTAAAAGAAGTTAATTATAGTCACCTTTGGGGAAAGATAGGAAACCAATTATTCTGTCTTGCCTATTTGAAAACCTGTGTTTCAAATACTAAATGAGGGGAAAtagctttttataaaataattccaaTTATCAAATGGGAAAAACAACAATTAGAGTATAAGCATTTTGCAATCCTCACAGGTAtttagaaaagcataaaaaaaaaaggaggaaaatattgcAAAAGTCCAGAGGAGAGGCTTGCAAGTCCTTAATAAAGTTATTCTAGATGGAACCCACTAGAATACACTGCATCCCACTGCGTGATTTTGAGCGAGACACACCTGCAGCAGCACCCCAGTCTCCTCCTCTGTAAAGTGGGGAATGGGACCGGTCCTCTCAGGTGCTACTGtgaaattaaatacatttaatgtactgacacagggctgggggtgcagctcagaggtagatcacttgcttagtatgcacaaggtcctgagttccatccctggtaccaggaaaaaaaaaataaaacaagaaatgaaaaaaaaaaattagtgaggtGCTGACACGCTGTCTGCCGCGCAGCACAGGAAGGAAGAGCTTCCTGCCTCCTGGCGGGTTCTTGCTTTTGCCAGCTCTCCTGCAGCCTGTGCATGCCCAAGCCAGGGTCCTGTCCTTCATATTTGGATTCTGCAGAGGCAGGGATCATGATAGAACAGGAAGGGCGCATATTTTGTGGTCAGATGGGTTGGGTTCCTCCTCTGGCTCCATCACTAGCCAGGGAAAGCACTTCTCTGTGATGGATCTTATTACCTCTAAATTGAGGGGACACAGTGCTGCCTGAGGGTCCTGGGAGAGAAAGATTCCCCCGAACGCCTGTAGCACCAGCCCAGGTTGGGGCCTGAGGATGTATagctccttctccttcctgcttcACCCCATCACCACCAGTTCCAGATTAATCTTCCCACATATCCGCTTCTATCATCTCACTGTCCTACTAAAAGCTCTAGAGGCCGGGCATGGTGaggtgcggtggcgcacgcctgtaattccagtggctcaggaggctgaggcagcaggatcacaagttcaaagccagcctcagcaacttactgaggccctaagcaacttagcgagaccctgtctctaaattaacatataaaaagaactagggatgtggctcagtggttaagcacctctgggttcaatcccagtacaaaaaaaaaaaaaaaaaccaaacaaacaacaacaacaacaacaaaaaacaactctaTAGAAGCAgggcaccgtggcacatgcctgtaattccagcgactaaggaggctgaggcaggaggactgcaagttcaaagccagcctgggcaacttaaagagaccccttttcagaataaaaactgaaaagtgctggggtcatagctcagtgacagGTCTTTGCCTAgcagcatgcatgaggccagagttcaacccccagcccttcaaacaaacaaacaaaaaactccataTAATTTATATCTACGTTCAAAGGTGGCACATCTGCTCTTCTGGGTTGGTAGTGACTGCCTGGGCTTCCAAATTGAGAAGCACTCCAGGCCCTGTCCAGCACCAGGGGAAACTGATTCCTAACAATGCTGCATTTTGCAGGCTACAGGAGGGAGTCTCGTCCCTGGGCCTTATGTTTGCCCTCACTAACCAGCTGGAACAACTCCAAGCACCTCATCCAGGGGTACGGAAGCGCCTTGTCCCATGCCCTCCCAGCTCCACCCAAGGCTTGCTCCAACATTTCTCAAGACCTGCCACCATCCCACGGGCCTGTCACCTGCACGCAGTTTATTCAACATCATTCCTACCAGCGACCTTACCAAGAGCCCCTCCCCAAACATGTGCCACGTGCTATCTCCCAGGGGATCCAGAGAACCACCGAATATCAGCCACACCCCAAGCAGATACCCCCAGGGAAGTCCCTCTGGCCCCTACCCACCTCCTTGGTCTCCCACCCAGCAGCCCGGAGATTCACTTCACCTTTGAAAGGCCACAAAATAGGTCACGTTCTGGGGGCTGCCAAGCCCAGGGAGCCACGTCAGGTACACGCTGAAGTTCTGGGAGAGCAGCGTCACGTTCCGAGGAGGGGCTAGACGGGAGCTCCCTGTGGAGACAAGAGGTCACGAGTCCTGGAGCTCTGGGCTGGTCTGGACACGGGCCATTTAGGGCCGAAGAGTGCCACCACAGGTGGTCAGCTGCTCACCAAGTTTGAGGAACCAAAAGCCACCGCCCACACCCCCCGGGCCTCAGCGTCCCATCTGTACCACGAAAGGAGGCTTCTGTCTACTCTGGCACCCAAGTGTCCCGGAGCTCCATGGAACGGGAACTGGGCTCTGGAGAGAGCATCCCCCGGAGCTCCAGGAGCAGGGGCTCTTGTTCTCACAGTCCCTGGGGCCTGCCTGGGGTGGTCCGGCCCTCGGCAGGTGTGTGATGAGCACTCGCTGAGTGGATGGATATGATGATGACCCGAGTCATCCCATCCATGCAACTGGAATGAAACGGCAAAGGGCACTGCCCAGGCCTTAGAAGCAGAGCCACACACCCAAATGGCctatgctgggggggggggcagggaaagAACTTAGAGGACCTTTCCTCCTAGCAGACCGGGTCCCCACTTCCACTGGCCTGCGATTCCTTTAACTGCACTATTTGCCATGGACCCAACATGGTCCCCCCTAGACACACCGCCAGTTGCCTCTCTCTGCCTGATTCTGCATCCTGCCTCTCGTCCCCTGGGGACGGAGGACTGCCCTCCCGATGCACTGCACCAGGATATGAAAGTAATGAATCTTTGATCTTATTTCCTACTGTGGCAGCGGGTTGGCTTGTGCCTTCATCTGAAAAACCAAGTGGGGCTTCCAGAGCCAGGGAACCATCAGGAAGGCACAAGATGAACTTGGCTCAGGCAAGATCCACAGGACATCTTCCAGTATAAACACATATGAGGGACCCCTGGTCATGGGCTGGACAAGCAGGCCTCAGACTGTGGACAGGCACAAGAAGTCTCTCATGAAAAGCATTCACTAActagcttgtaatcccagcagctcaggaggcggaggcaggaggatggtgagttcaaagccagcctcagcgaggccctaagcaactcagtgaaaccctgtctttacataaaatataaaaggggctggggatatggctcagtgattaagtgcccctgggttcaatctgggtaccaaaaaaaaaaaaaaaaaaaaaagcacatgagCAGCATCCATGACCAGATGCCCTGCATTTCCTGTGAGGACAGGGCTGCTAGTGCTCTCATGGTAGAACCCCAGCTTATCTGGGGGCTCTCAAAACACCTTGTCCCTCTGTATAGCAGCAAGGgttcaaataaaaatcaaagccagGGGCACTGCTTGttcaagccctgggtttgattacCAGCAccatggggagaaaaaaagaatgaaataaagaaaagaaaaggtctgGCCATGTCCCTCTTCTGCTTAAACCATCTCGAGACTTCCATGCATTTCACTCCAGATAAACTCCCAAGTTTGCACTGTTACCTTGGGGGCACTACCCAACCTGACCTGCCCCTCCCCCCTTGCTCCTCCTCTGGGATCCCCTTCTGGGCCTTTCCAtgtgctgttccctctgcctggatggaTGATCCTCCCCCAAACGTTTACCCGGCTTTTGTCACACTCTTTCGTGTTCCTATCTCAGTCAGTGACAAGTTCAGTGACAAGTTCTCTGGCCACCTTTAActggcctctcctcctcctcctcctcagcctcctcctcacTGCTGACCTTTCTCTTCTGAAATACACGCCTGATGATACCACTCTCCAGTTTCGTGAGTTTCTTTTACCCTGGGAATAAAGTCCACGTTCCTTATCGAGGTATATGAGGCCCTGCCCAGTGTGGCCTGGCTTGGCCATTCAGCAAATGTCTCCCTGACACCCCTCCAACACAAGCTCACCAGGCTGTGGCAAATCTTCCTTCCTGCTGTCTCCAAACCACCACCTTCTTTTAGATGTCTTTGGACCCAGGTGCCTAGACTTGCCTAATGCTCACCGTCTAACCTTTGAAAGACTTGATTCAAATTAACGCAGAGGCAATGTGACCAGGATGCTAATTAAAGCTGACCTGTGTAGGAAATTTGTTATCATCATGTGATTAACATGTCTAGTttcctgcggggggggggggtaccccTGGTTGTAAGCCCTCCCTGCTCAGGATGTACAAGTCACAAATCAGTGATCCTGTTTCCTCCCCTAGGTTTACTGTCCCCTGATTTCCCTTGACATCTCCAAGAGGCAGTGGTTTTGACGATGAGGATGATGAAGATAATAATAGCGGCTGACCCGCACTGTATTTTCATTTCGAGACAGACTGTGCTAAACACTTCaactaaattttcttttgccACACCCTTGGGAGCAGGTACTAATCATGATCCTCACATCACAAGTGGGACCACCAAGGCCCTCTCAGGTAATGAGTTGTGGAATCCGGATTCAGATCCGGGCCTAGCCAACTCCAAGGTCTAAGCTCTTGACCTTACTTCCTCCTCTAGGTATTCATGGAGGGAAGGCCCAATTTTCCTGACGGTGCTCACTCAGCTTCCCAGCCCGGGCTGCCTTCCCCTGACATTTTGATCCAAATGTGGATGCCTGCTTCCACCCCGTCCTGTGTCCTCTAGCTGGACCTGGATTATAGTTAGACTGGTGCTACCATTATGCAAAGCTCTAGCACTGCCTGGCAGGTGCCCAGCAGGAGGCCAGTCTGTCTGCAAGTCACTCATAAAGTCACTTGTGGACAGGTCAGGTCCAAAGGCTGAGCTCATCCACGGTGGAAAACTCATAGCTAAAGGAGCCACATGGGACTGAGACTTCAAGGGCTCCAGGCCCTGGTTTGGCACTTCATATGCAACACCTCAGATGACAAACTACCCTAAAGGTAGGTGTCATCCATTCCCCTTCTGGAATGGGCACTAGGCTCAgagacaaatattaaataatctaaGATTACACAACCCACTTACTGTCCCTCCTTAGCTGGAAAAACACTGCTGCAGAGTTGGGAGGTGACCTAGTGGACGCACCACCCTGTGCCAGTTGCCCACGGGAGTCCCAGTTCAGCGTGCCTCCCCTCTGCTGTCCTTCCTGGGAGATTCCCTTCACTggtctaagcctcagtttccccgtaTGAAAAAGAAGAATATCCAGCTCATGGgttgaaatgctttttaaataagataatgtagTGTCCAGCACAAAGACATTGCTCGAAATAGGTTGGCTTTTGTAATTGATTGTGTTCAAGGACCTTTCCAGCTCTTTTCATTGTGAGTCTAAAACTAGAAagacatgggggtgggggagaaattTCTGGCCCTTCTCCTCCCTAGATTGGTTGGAGTGGTGGCTGGGTCCCAGTCCTCGGTATTTTGTACCCTGCCACCTTAATTACCAATGGGGGAGCTGGTGGTGACACACAGCAGGGCCCAGGCTCTGCCAGAGCTCCATCCTCCTagcgggggaggggggggcgtGACACCCACAAAGGAGGGGCAGGGACGGCTACCTCTGTGCCGCAGCCGCTCAAAAGTGGGTCAAAAGTGGCCTGAGCGCAGGGGAACAGCGCGTTAGGAAACTTGA
This genomic interval from Urocitellus parryii isolate mUroPar1 chromosome 11, mUroPar1.hap1, whole genome shotgun sequence contains the following:
- the Ifnlr1 gene encoding interferon lambda receptor 1, yielding MSAPGRWAPLLLGLLLAAPGSSRLAPPRNVTLLSQNFSVYLTWLPGLGSPQNVTYFVAFQSSPIPRKWQKVKKCAGTRALVCPLMCLKKQDLYNKFKARVQAASARVRSPWVESESLDYLSEVEPAPPILVFTQTKKILRVNATYQLPPCMPLVDLTYKVEFWKEGTTNKTVYPATPHGQTVQVPLPPATSGRYCLSARTLYTFISPKYSNFSTPICFFLEAPGPIWAVLVLPSLLPLLLVVASVGMIWKSLQGNPWFRQSKMPQALDFSGCRRSVLTFQSSGPESLDDLFLCPQKELMRKVRPAPQVRASDALKAGSEERLTEDEDDSVSFQPYMEHPTFLGPELRVSGHSEADGSGVDSGRPWTLVVPGEGSSAWDSSDGSWPSTVYSSPWDEAGSSSYLAKKRPGQGLSGDQHPELLSHPEFPEDLGFLAEPLQGDLFVWTPWGSSSPGRNLLPGEPQVSLRTLTFCWDSSPDEEEEEEQQEDEEGEREAQVEGQLSPGDRSTDSSGAEGCQGTEVRSGVLGHYMAR